In a genomic window of Anoxybacter fermentans:
- a CDS encoding UvrD-helicase domain-containing protein gives MGFEPTRAQKEAIITTDQSIILNAGAGSGKTRVLVERYLYLISQRLAKVDEILAITFTNKAAGEMKERIVKEVFNRALNAQSPKDKEFWRNVKEDLNQAWISTFHGFCAQILRENPIQAGVDPFFQILDEFQSDELLDETIEEIFLEGLERDCPHLVTLVREFGIYAINGLLKNAYINSRRSQLTLDDISAMTLNKLSASAEKLEELKCEIFELVEDLLKINQTQKLSSATKAKLDELKRVWPELVPKIQKLKSLADPERKVFLKLNEILKGKVAKVITEHKNRIKSIEEEFNLYLADLKAKKLIQPLVEILKLIDEKYSEKKENLNGLDFFDLQKLTIDVLKNNRDLCKQLQNKYKFIMVDEFQDTNLIQEQLIRLLIGGSVDAAIEGNKLFIVGDPKQSIYRFRGADVTVFKKLSTEISQVGRKIFLDKNFRSRKKIIDFVNHFFAKIFGTSDNPYDMEYKPSSAFRVCDQSDFCVEFMILDKEELKEEEINIREEEADQLAQRIQEMVQQKEKLVYEMGPDGVEEARSVRYGDICLLFQALTDVQVYEEAFQRYRIPYTVVNGRGFFERQEIRDLINLLKVVDNQYREIEWVGILRSPFLGLSDEDLFWLSDKGVEISKVIEKAEEIKGLSQVSVERIKKFLQVLKEARQKRERVEISALITELLEETGYLQLMMAHPQAELIRANLDKFISMARQYEHNLLSSLAGFIKYIERLEEKEAREGMAQISGQNDTVKLMTIHQSKGLEFPVVILPDAQRQLINATNFPAVFFDAKLGLGLRVKDPLNGNRISTSIHADIWEEEKRREIAEKKRLFYVAVTRARDYLLISGSVGKVKEKEIDEGNNWFDWLGHVFQFANSNGLSKTLRYGPDGSHLIRIRHRQTKDVSKELINPSHKKVIDLEKWREVYKDFLRISVVEPREKKGYYTFSVTALMAYEKCPRWYYHRYLQRMPSNIKNPLQSLRLKEPAEWGTLIHFLCERIKNIEQLPDLLKSGIRQLGFTKFSTPIDFDHLVKEVKPYIERFLAREIEIKNEIDFNYDSDYREYSFNLVLANSLIRGTIDRMLLTHEQALVIDYKTNQISAVDLEEIGQNYRLQMEIYALAVHRLAEIDHVKCKLYFLIPDLFWEIEFGPQEFKKIQRKITNLTNAIIKAIQNGVIEGMINQFPCAFKPDKCPYYHICSYNSLCNKLMDNEIERI, from the coding sequence TTGGGATTTGAACCAACCCGGGCCCAAAAAGAGGCAATTATAACTACAGATCAAAGTATTATACTTAACGCAGGTGCAGGTTCAGGTAAGACCAGGGTTCTTGTAGAGCGTTATTTATATCTTATAAGCCAAAGGTTGGCGAAAGTAGATGAGATTCTGGCCATCACTTTTACCAATAAAGCTGCTGGAGAGATGAAAGAAAGGATTGTAAAAGAGGTCTTTAACCGGGCTTTAAATGCTCAATCACCAAAAGATAAGGAGTTCTGGCGAAATGTAAAAGAAGATCTAAATCAGGCCTGGATTAGTACTTTTCACGGTTTTTGTGCACAGATATTACGTGAAAATCCTATTCAGGCTGGAGTAGATCCTTTTTTTCAGATCCTTGATGAGTTTCAATCAGATGAATTATTAGATGAAACCATTGAAGAGATTTTTCTGGAGGGTCTTGAGAGGGATTGTCCCCATCTGGTTACTCTTGTACGGGAGTTTGGTATTTATGCAATTAATGGATTATTAAAAAATGCTTACATTAACAGCCGTAGAAGTCAACTAACTTTAGATGATATTTCGGCCATGACTCTAAATAAATTATCTGCCAGTGCTGAAAAATTAGAGGAATTGAAATGTGAAATCTTTGAATTAGTAGAAGATTTGCTAAAGATTAATCAAACACAAAAGTTATCCTCAGCTACCAAAGCTAAATTGGACGAATTAAAGAGGGTATGGCCGGAACTTGTTCCAAAGATTCAGAAATTAAAATCTCTAGCTGACCCTGAAAGGAAAGTTTTTTTAAAACTAAATGAAATTTTAAAAGGAAAGGTTGCAAAAGTAATAACTGAGCATAAAAATAGAATTAAATCTATAGAAGAAGAGTTTAATTTATATCTAGCTGACCTTAAAGCTAAAAAACTAATTCAACCATTGGTAGAAATTCTAAAATTAATTGATGAAAAGTATAGTGAAAAGAAAGAAAATTTAAATGGTCTGGATTTTTTTGATTTACAGAAATTAACTATTGATGTATTAAAAAATAACCGGGACTTATGTAAACAATTGCAAAATAAATACAAATTTATCATGGTCGATGAATTTCAGGATACCAATCTAATTCAGGAACAACTAATTAGACTTCTAATTGGTGGTTCCGTTGATGCTGCCATAGAAGGGAACAAGCTTTTTATTGTCGGTGATCCTAAACAATCTATTTACCGGTTTCGCGGAGCTGATGTAACTGTTTTTAAAAAACTTAGTACCGAGATCAGTCAGGTCGGCCGGAAGATTTTTTTAGATAAAAATTTCAGAAGTAGAAAAAAGATAATTGACTTTGTAAATCATTTCTTTGCTAAGATTTTTGGAACTTCAGATAATCCTTATGATATGGAGTATAAACCTTCTTCGGCTTTCCGGGTCTGTGACCAATCTGATTTTTGTGTGGAATTTATGATTCTGGATAAAGAAGAGTTAAAAGAAGAAGAAATTAATATCCGGGAGGAAGAAGCTGATCAGCTGGCCCAACGAATTCAAGAGATGGTACAGCAAAAGGAAAAACTCGTTTATGAAATGGGGCCAGATGGAGTAGAAGAAGCCCGCTCTGTGCGTTATGGTGATATTTGTCTTCTCTTTCAGGCTTTGACCGATGTTCAGGTTTATGAAGAGGCTTTTCAACGATATCGGATTCCCTATACAGTAGTTAATGGCAGGGGGTTTTTTGAACGGCAGGAAATACGTGATTTAATCAATCTTTTGAAGGTTGTAGATAACCAGTATAGAGAGATTGAATGGGTGGGTATACTTCGTTCTCCTTTTTTAGGCTTAAGTGATGAAGATCTTTTCTGGCTTTCTGATAAAGGAGTAGAGATCAGTAAAGTAATAGAAAAAGCTGAAGAGATCAAAGGTTTGAGTCAGGTTTCTGTGGAAAGGATAAAAAAATTTTTGCAGGTGCTGAAGGAAGCAAGACAAAAACGGGAACGGGTTGAGATATCCGCTCTAATTACTGAACTTTTGGAAGAGACTGGTTATCTTCAGTTAATGATGGCTCATCCACAGGCTGAGCTTATCAGGGCCAACCTGGATAAATTTATCTCTATGGCCCGTCAGTACGAACATAATCTTTTATCATCTTTAGCTGGATTTATAAAATATATTGAAAGATTGGAAGAAAAAGAGGCCAGAGAGGGAATGGCTCAGATTTCGGGTCAGAATGATACTGTTAAATTGATGACAATTCATCAATCAAAGGGGTTGGAATTTCCGGTGGTTATTCTCCCTGATGCGCAGCGCCAATTAATTAATGCTACGAATTTTCCAGCTGTTTTTTTTGATGCTAAGCTGGGATTGGGATTGAGGGTAAAAGATCCACTAAATGGAAATAGAATCAGTACTTCTATCCATGCTGACATCTGGGAAGAAGAGAAACGCCGGGAAATTGCTGAAAAGAAAAGACTTTTTTATGTAGCTGTAACCAGAGCCAGGGATTATTTGCTGATTAGCGGTTCGGTGGGAAAGGTTAAAGAAAAGGAAATCGACGAGGGTAATAATTGGTTCGATTGGTTAGGACATGTTTTTCAGTTTGCCAATTCTAACGGATTATCTAAGACTTTGAGATATGGCCCTGATGGAAGTCATCTGATACGTATTCGTCACCGTCAAACAAAGGATGTCTCAAAAGAACTAATTAATCCTTCCCATAAGAAAGTTATAGATTTGGAAAAATGGCGTGAGGTTTATAAGGATTTCTTAAGAATTTCAGTTGTAGAACCAAGAGAGAAAAAGGGATATTATACTTTCAGTGTTACTGCTTTGATGGCTTATGAAAAGTGCCCACGCTGGTATTATCACCGTTATCTTCAGCGAATGCCGTCTAATATTAAAAATCCTCTTCAGAGCTTAAGATTGAAGGAACCAGCGGAATGGGGAACACTAATTCATTTCCTTTGTGAAAGGATAAAAAATATTGAACAATTACCTGATCTTTTAAAGAGTGGAATTCGTCAGCTTGGATTTACTAAGTTTTCAACTCCTATAGATTTTGACCATCTGGTAAAGGAAGTCAAACCTTATATAGAAAGATTTTTAGCTAGAGAGATAGAAATTAAAAATGAAATAGATTTTAATTATGATTCGGATTATAGGGAGTATTCTTTTAACCTGGTCTTAGCTAATTCACTTATCCGTGGAACGATTGATAGAATGCTTCTCACTCACGAGCAGGCTTTAGTCATTGATTATAAAACAAATCAAATCAGTGCAGTAGATTTGGAAGAGATAGGTCAAAACTATAGGCTTCAAATGGAGATATATGCTTTGGCAGTACATCGATTAGCAGAAATTGATCACGTCAAATGCAAACTTTATTTTCTTATTCCTGATCTTTTCTGGGAGATAGAATTTGGTCCTCAGGAATTTAAAAAAATTCAAAGGAAAATAACTAACCTTACTAATGCAATTATAAAGGCCATACAGAATGGTGTAATTGAAGGAATGATTAATCAGTTTCCATGTGCTTTTAAACCTGATAAGTGTCCTTATTATCATATCTGTTCTTATAATAGCTTATGTAATAAGTTAATGGACAATGAAATTGAAAGGATTTAG
- a CDS encoding PD-(D/E)XK nuclease family protein, protein MPEILYGPMLSTGRDELIKLCAKLLNFRGTGFAYLVPTIQLKKEVENALINIKISNCNGQIGTAMQKLPIYLFDGFVNEVLKDWLVYQAPIPVYQQRLILKTVTNELLKSGQLSYLQGMVKYDGFYSSLLKWLKEVKKIGKRPEDWLTMYPISKKERELGYIYQKYEEFLDIYDLVDEERNYEILINRIQNSSNGSTGSFLDYLKLIVIDGFYKLNQLQLRLVKALIEQGKEVIVHTFKEEERSQLFLSSNDMIHQLQQLAHNEDWDWELKKLDELDFKSRTETLNHLCCNLFNLSAPKKEGDETVQILYTPDPYKEIEEIGRWIKRILLEDTENRLKLDDIAIILRNVSFYHFYIEEVFRELGIPYQISAGVELSRTPIFKLILKLYNIFFEDWSRESVVEILKSQYLQFGDEKTTELYEQLILEAGVIKGHNEWLKKLKLYRTYLRKEVSKGSENKEKLDLLTQLEEVLIDLFNRLSILAQPKSLLDHSQALLKFFAAYRLDQQITKICDQEILRRDLLSLDYLQQLLLDMIQFGLLLESYQNKDKKISAKEFISFLKQAADELHIPESDVEYDAVQILTPSQSRGRSFKHVFIGGLLEGDFPWYGEKDWLFKPEERKILKERGIYFKQFYEQLEEERLFFLEAVCTAKESLVLTCPTLETEESVQPSSFIQEVLNIFKERSIKENSILTNRFQGAESILKEALTRRELDEIFLRELWESDNVEEVFSFEELARLQDLYLRGEIVKFREGIEFSRYDGILEQDDIIKKLKKIYHPERVYSISQINDYALCPFQYYCKRILNLDKVEEPTLRLEPLDLGNLYHQILFLFFKDFPGFKEEPLDTALNRLKEVADEVMAKYQPGLNLPSGLWAIYREEVLENLSRMISYEYEEASKQNYQLKPTFLEASFGLKKDYQEKGTVNHPEPVIIHKDQDGEIVVKFSGKIDRIDITQDGKFLIIYDYKLGGRKGYDEIKEGIDLQLPIYIKAAQILCGQDKEVLGAGYFSLLRCERKSGIWRDIRKDLIPVTSRSKNCLTDEDWRTLLDKADQMIIEYITNIRSGYFPVNPAKECPDYCRFKKICRYEPSRIRRKKEFLRG, encoded by the coding sequence ATGCCAGAAATTTTGTATGGCCCGATGCTTAGTACAGGTAGGGATGAGTTAATTAAGTTATGTGCGAAACTACTGAATTTTAGAGGAACTGGCTTTGCTTATTTAGTGCCAACTATCCAGTTAAAAAAAGAGGTAGAAAATGCTTTAATCAATATCAAAATCTCAAATTGTAATGGTCAGATAGGGACAGCAATGCAAAAATTACCTATTTATCTTTTTGATGGTTTTGTAAATGAGGTTTTAAAAGATTGGTTGGTCTATCAAGCACCAATACCTGTTTATCAACAAAGACTAATTTTAAAAACTGTAACTAATGAACTGCTAAAATCCGGTCAGTTGAGCTATTTACAAGGTATGGTAAAGTATGATGGATTTTATTCAAGTCTTCTTAAGTGGCTTAAAGAAGTGAAGAAAATAGGAAAGAGACCAGAAGATTGGCTTACAATGTATCCAATTTCAAAGAAAGAACGGGAGTTGGGCTATATTTATCAAAAATATGAGGAATTTCTCGATATCTATGATCTGGTAGATGAAGAACGGAATTATGAAATTTTGATTAATCGGATTCAGAATTCTTCAAATGGTTCAACAGGTAGTTTTCTGGATTATCTGAAACTTATAGTGATTGATGGATTTTATAAATTAAATCAGCTTCAGCTTCGGTTAGTAAAAGCCCTTATTGAACAGGGGAAAGAGGTTATTGTTCATACTTTTAAAGAAGAAGAACGGAGTCAATTGTTCCTTTCTTCAAATGATATGATTCATCAATTACAACAACTGGCACATAATGAAGATTGGGATTGGGAGCTTAAAAAACTGGATGAACTGGATTTTAAGAGTCGAACTGAAACTTTAAATCATCTTTGCTGTAATCTTTTCAATTTATCTGCACCAAAGAAAGAAGGAGATGAGACTGTTCAAATTCTTTATACTCCCGATCCTTATAAAGAGATTGAAGAGATTGGGCGCTGGATCAAACGGATTTTGCTTGAAGATACAGAGAATAGACTTAAGTTGGATGATATTGCTATTATTTTACGTAATGTTAGTTTTTATCATTTTTATATTGAAGAGGTTTTTCGTGAATTGGGAATCCCTTATCAAATTTCTGCCGGTGTAGAACTGTCCAGAACACCTATCTTTAAATTGATCCTTAAACTCTATAATATTTTTTTTGAAGATTGGTCAAGGGAAAGCGTGGTTGAGATACTTAAATCACAATACTTACAATTTGGTGATGAAAAAACAACCGAGTTATATGAGCAGCTTATTCTAGAAGCGGGAGTTATCAAGGGACATAATGAATGGTTAAAAAAATTGAAACTTTACCGGACCTATCTTAGAAAAGAAGTGTCAAAAGGATCAGAGAACAAGGAAAAATTAGATTTATTGACCCAATTAGAGGAGGTTTTAATAGATCTCTTTAATAGGTTGTCTATTTTAGCTCAACCTAAGAGTCTTTTAGATCATAGTCAGGCATTGTTGAAGTTTTTTGCTGCATATAGGTTGGATCAGCAGATTACAAAAATCTGTGACCAAGAAATTCTGCGCAGGGATTTGCTCAGTCTGGACTATTTACAGCAACTTCTTTTGGATATGATTCAGTTTGGATTGCTATTGGAGTCTTATCAAAATAAAGATAAAAAGATCTCTGCTAAAGAATTTATTTCATTTTTAAAACAGGCCGCAGATGAACTTCATATTCCCGAATCGGACGTGGAATATGATGCTGTACAGATACTGACACCATCCCAGAGCAGAGGTAGAAGTTTTAAACATGTTTTTATCGGTGGATTGTTAGAAGGGGATTTTCCCTGGTATGGAGAAAAGGATTGGCTTTTTAAGCCAGAAGAGAGAAAAATTTTAAAAGAAAGGGGAATCTATTTTAAACAATTTTATGAGCAGCTTGAAGAAGAAAGGCTTTTTTTTCTTGAAGCAGTATGTACAGCAAAGGAGAGTTTGGTTCTTACCTGTCCTACTTTAGAGACAGAAGAATCGGTTCAACCCTCATCTTTTATTCAGGAAGTTTTAAATATTTTTAAAGAAAGGTCAATTAAAGAGAATAGTATATTAACTAACCGTTTTCAGGGAGCTGAAAGTATACTTAAAGAGGCTTTAACCAGGCGAGAATTGGATGAAATTTTTTTACGGGAATTATGGGAATCTGATAATGTAGAAGAAGTATTCTCCTTTGAAGAATTGGCCAGATTACAGGATTTATATTTAAGAGGAGAAATAGTTAAATTCCGGGAAGGAATTGAATTTAGTCGATATGATGGTATTTTAGAGCAGGATGATATTATAAAAAAACTTAAAAAAATTTATCATCCTGAGCGAGTGTATAGCATCAGTCAAATTAATGACTATGCACTTTGTCCATTTCAATATTATTGTAAGCGAATTCTCAATTTAGATAAAGTAGAAGAACCGACTTTAAGATTAGAACCTCTGGATCTGGGGAATCTTTATCATCAAATTTTGTTTCTCTTTTTTAAAGATTTTCCTGGTTTTAAAGAGGAACCCCTTGATACAGCTTTAAACCGCTTAAAGGAAGTAGCAGATGAAGTTATGGCTAAGTATCAGCCGGGTTTAAATCTGCCAAGTGGGCTCTGGGCAATTTATCGGGAAGAGGTTCTCGAAAACTTAAGCCGTATGATCTCTTATGAGTATGAAGAGGCATCTAAACAGAATTATCAGTTAAAGCCAACTTTTCTTGAAGCCAGTTTTGGTTTAAAAAAGGATTACCAGGAAAAAGGAACAGTGAATCATCCAGAACCTGTCATTATCCATAAAGATCAGGATGGTGAAATTGTTGTAAAATTTAGTGGGAAGATCGACCGGATAGATATAACCCAGGATGGTAAATTTCTGATCATTTATGATTATAAGTTGGGTGGTAGAAAAGGATATGATGAAATAAAAGAGGGAATTGATCTGCAATTACCTATTTACATAAAAGCTGCGCAAATTCTCTGTGGTCAGGATAAAGAAGTATTGGGAGCAGGATATTTTTCACTTTTAAGATGTGAACGTAAATCTGGTATCTGGCGGGATATTCGTAAGGATCTTATTCCTGTTACATCACGGAGTAAAAATTGTCTTACAGATGAAGACTGGCGAACTTTACTTGATAAAGCTGATCAAATGATTATTGAGTATATCACTAATATACGGTCAGGATATTTTCCTGTAAATCCAGCTAAGGAATGTCCTGATTACTGTCGGTTTAAAAAGATTTGCCGCTATGAACCGTCAAGAATTCGCCGCAAGAAGGAATTTTTAAGGGGGTGA
- a CDS encoding ISL3 family transposase produces MQYNNIIKFLDLPDIIATEIISTEDRYIFIAEAKKNHIVCPQCGNITNKIHDTKWQNIRDIPIRGKLVIIRLLKKRYRCPYCHKRGIPEKYESIDKYARKTKRFDKYLAKETVSKDYSKVARENGLSYTAVNNAVKKVVDPLIKQQVSKLSQLKAISIDEFAVLKRHKYGVSITDPINRELIDILPTRKKDDLIDYFNCWEDEQRRQIQSISMDMWRPFKAVADAAFTHAKIVIDKFHLVTLMNRALDEVRKQVQQTVNNHQRRKFFQSRLLLQKRAEELTDEEHEKLIKLFELSPALEKAWELKEEFRDLLQLDDVKEATRALKRWYKEVIKSKLMPFYQVKKIIQRWEEKILNYFKTKITNGFAEGINNKIKLIKRIGYGVPNVMNLRRRVFNAMLSY; encoded by the coding sequence ATGCAATATAATAATATCATAAAATTTCTTGATTTGCCAGACATTATTGCAACTGAAATTATTTCAACGGAGGACAGATATATTTTTATCGCTGAAGCAAAGAAAAATCACATTGTGTGTCCTCAGTGTGGTAATATCACTAATAAAATCCATGATACAAAATGGCAAAATATTAGAGACATCCCCATAAGAGGTAAACTAGTAATCATTAGACTTCTAAAGAAAAGATATCGTTGTCCTTATTGTCATAAGAGGGGTATCCCTGAAAAATATGAAAGTATTGATAAATATGCCCGTAAAACCAAACGCTTTGATAAATATCTTGCTAAAGAAACTGTCAGCAAGGATTATTCTAAAGTTGCTAGAGAAAACGGGTTAAGTTATACAGCTGTTAATAATGCAGTTAAAAAAGTAGTTGACCCTCTCATTAAACAACAAGTTTCAAAACTTAGTCAATTAAAAGCCATCAGTATCGATGAATTTGCAGTTTTAAAACGCCATAAATATGGAGTTAGCATTACAGATCCAATTAATCGGGAGTTAATTGACATTTTACCTACTCGCAAAAAGGATGATTTAATTGACTACTTTAATTGTTGGGAAGATGAACAAAGACGACAGATTCAATCGATCTCTATGGATATGTGGCGGCCGTTCAAAGCAGTAGCAGATGCAGCATTTACTCATGCAAAAATTGTTATAGATAAATTTCATCTTGTAACTTTAATGAACAGAGCCCTTGATGAAGTTAGAAAACAAGTTCAACAAACAGTAAATAATCATCAGAGAAGAAAGTTTTTTCAAAGTCGTTTATTACTCCAAAAACGAGCTGAAGAATTGACAGATGAAGAACATGAAAAGCTCATCAAATTATTTGAACTCAGTCCAGCTCTAGAAAAGGCCTGGGAATTAAAAGAGGAATTCAGAGACTTATTGCAGCTAGATGATGTGAAAGAAGCCACCAGAGCTCTAAAAAGGTGGTATAAAGAAGTAATAAAAAGCAAGCTGATGCCTTTTTACCAGGTAAAAAAGATAATACAAAGATGGGAAGAAAAAATACTAAATTATTTTAAGACTAAGATAACCAATGGCTTTGCTGAGGGTATCAATAACAAGATTAAATTGATCAAAAGGATTGGATATGGTGTTCCAAATGTTATGAATCTAAGGAGAAGAGTATTTAATGCAATGTTAAGTTATTAA
- a CDS encoding YkvA family protein translates to MAGVIRNFSWLVRYLADQNVSGWKKLLFFLPLIYFLSPIDLFPDIIFPFGYLEDVGVLLFGWQMIKNELEKYKQSMFDKKDKDNVVNLNKDDYKVK, encoded by the coding sequence ATGGCGGGGGTCATTCGTAACTTTAGTTGGCTGGTACGTTATCTAGCTGATCAAAATGTTTCTGGTTGGAAAAAATTATTATTTTTCCTTCCCTTGATCTATTTTCTCTCACCTATAGACCTCTTTCCGGATATTATTTTTCCATTTGGATATCTGGAAGATGTGGGGGTGTTGTTATTTGGTTGGCAAATGATTAAGAATGAACTGGAAAAATATAAACAAAGTATGTTTGATAAAAAGGATAAGGATAATGTAGTGAATCTAAATAAAGATGATTATAAAGTAAAATAG
- a CDS encoding M42 family metallopeptidase: MKSKINSKYVMDILNDLLTTPSPTGFCHIIMQKIERKVEKLGFSFELTKKGCGVITIPGKKDDYIIGLSAHVDTLGAMVRSIKDSGRIRFTPIGGYMMNTVEGEYCQIHTRDGRVYDGTILTTKPSVHVYSDAKDQKRIEENMEIRIDELVDSKEDVLKLGVNVGDFISFDSRTVIKENGFIKSRHLDDKAGVAVLFGLMEMFKREGFIPTHTLKIFISTYEEVGHGASYIPEEIDELIAVDMGAVGDDLTCTEKDVSICAKDSSGPYDYHIVGKLIELAKRENLNFAVDIYPRYGSDVSAALRGGNNIRGALIGPGVHASHGIERTHIEGLLNSIALLAAYTLE; the protein is encoded by the coding sequence GTGAAAAGTAAAATTAATAGTAAATATGTCATGGATATTTTGAATGATCTTTTAACAACTCCCAGTCCCACAGGTTTCTGTCATATAATTATGCAGAAGATTGAAAGAAAAGTTGAAAAGTTGGGATTTTCGTTTGAATTAACTAAAAAGGGTTGTGGAGTAATTACTATTCCCGGAAAAAAAGATGACTACATCATTGGTCTTTCTGCCCATGTTGATACTTTAGGAGCAATGGTTCGTTCTATTAAGGATTCTGGAAGAATAAGATTTACTCCTATAGGTGGTTATATGATGAACACTGTGGAAGGGGAGTATTGCCAAATCCATACCCGGGACGGCCGGGTTTATGATGGAACAATTCTCACTACCAAGCCATCAGTTCATGTTTATTCAGATGCTAAGGACCAGAAAAGAATAGAGGAAAATATGGAAATAAGAATTGATGAACTAGTAGACTCAAAAGAGGATGTACTCAAATTAGGAGTTAATGTTGGTGATTTCATCTCTTTTGATTCCAGAACAGTGATTAAGGAAAATGGTTTTATTAAATCCCGTCATTTAGATGATAAAGCTGGAGTAGCTGTTCTTTTTGGTTTGATGGAAATGTTTAAGCGTGAAGGATTCATTCCAACACATACTTTAAAAATATTCATCTCTACATATGAAGAAGTTGGTCATGGCGCATCCTACATTCCTGAGGAAATTGATGAACTTATTGCGGTAGATATGGGTGCTGTTGGTGATGACCTTACATGTACTGAGAAAGATGTTTCGATATGTGCTAAGGATTCTTCCGGACCGTATGATTACCATATCGTTGGTAAATTGATTGAACTGGCTAAACGGGAAAATCTGAATTTTGCTGTTGATATTTATCCCCGCTATGGTTCGGATGTTTCTGCAGCTTTACGGGGTGGCAATAATATTCGTGGAGCTTTAATTGGTCCCGGGGTTCACGCTTCCCATGGTATTGAACGTACTCACATAGAAGGACTTTTAAACTCTATTGCCCTTTTAGCAGCTTATACATTAGAATAA
- a CDS encoding S8 family serine peptidase: MRKFSVLLALFLVLTIAGMAFAASPNSKMDRVVADEITYKSKVDVIVTLVKGAKMNPHGLDGTVKHEYSIINGFAGSFTPAAIEALAKNPNVKFISSDYVVEVALNYGAPTIKAPDAWAAGYTGKGVTVAVIDTGIDPNHPALAGRIVGWYDAVNGQPTPYDDHGHGTHCAGIVGSNDSFYRGVAPEVSFFGVKVLDSSGSGTTSDIIAGIDWAVQNGADVISMSLGGRAYTDPDSDPLCLAVRNAWNSGVVVVVAAGNSGPAPRSIETPGIEPSIITVAAANDNDTIDWTDDSIASFSSRGPTKYGDLKPDVAAPGVYIISCEANTGGWVSKSGTSMATPHVAGAAALMLQANPNLTPDDIKTALMNTANDLGYKWEVQGAGEINVWAAINY; this comes from the coding sequence ATGAGAAAGTTTAGTGTTTTGTTAGCTTTATTTCTGGTTTTAACTATTGCAGGTATGGCTTTTGCTGCTAGCCCTAATAGCAAAATGGATAGGGTTGTAGCTGATGAAATCACTTATAAATCCAAAGTTGACGTAATTGTTACCCTGGTAAAAGGTGCAAAAATGAATCCACATGGTCTCGATGGTACAGTAAAGCATGAGTACAGCATTATCAACGGTTTTGCTGGTTCCTTCACTCCTGCTGCTATCGAAGCTCTGGCTAAGAATCCTAATGTTAAATTCATCAGCAGTGACTATGTAGTAGAGGTTGCCTTAAATTATGGTGCTCCAACTATTAAAGCTCCCGATGCATGGGCCGCAGGTTATACTGGTAAAGGTGTTACCGTTGCTGTAATTGATACTGGAATAGATCCAAACCATCCTGCTCTGGCAGGTAGAATTGTCGGCTGGTATGATGCAGTTAATGGACAACCTACCCCTTATGATGATCATGGCCATGGTACTCACTGCGCAGGTATTGTAGGTAGCAATGATAGCTTCTATAGAGGTGTAGCTCCAGAAGTTAGCTTCTTCGGAGTTAAAGTTCTTGATAGTAGTGGTTCTGGTACTACATCTGATATCATCGCTGGTATTGATTGGGCAGTTCAGAATGGTGCTGACGTTATCTCCATGTCCTTAGGTGGAAGAGCTTATACTGATCCTGATAGTGATCCATTATGTCTAGCAGTGCGGAATGCATGGAACTCTGGTGTAGTTGTAGTTGTTGCTGCTGGTAATAGTGGCCCTGCTCCAAGAAGTATCGAGACTCCTGGTATTGAACCTAGCATCATCACTGTAGCTGCTGCTAACGACAATGATACTATTGATTGGACCGATGATAGTATTGCTAGTTTCTCCAGCCGTGGTCCTACTAAGTATGGTGATCTGAAGCCTGATGTAGCTGCTCCTGGTGTTTACATCATCTCCTGTGAAGCTAATACCGGTGGTTGGGTATCCAAGTCCGGTACTTCTATGGCTACTCCACATGTAGCTGGGGCAGCTGCTTTGATGCTTCAAGCTAATCCGAACTTAACCCCAGATGATATTAAAACTGCTCTAATGAATACTGCAAATGACTTAGGTTATAAATGGGAAGTACAAGGTGCAGGTGAAATCAACGTTTGGGCAGCTATCAATTACTAA